From Alteromonas sp. RKMC-009, one genomic window encodes:
- the lolA gene encoding outer membrane lipoprotein chaperone LolA, whose translation MNRFIYAIVLSGIFAFSAQADDAAGAKLKSLLSVINQFKAQYAQVITDSGNNIVHETKGEVVLARPDKLRWETYAPDDNVLIADGETVWNIDPFAMQVTVMDQKGQVKDNPFMLLTSDDDSVWSKFVIRAADDNASEYIVTPKNGEGQIRELTLLFNGNSLTGLSTLDAQEQTSTILFSQSSTRFPMAADTFQADISDQFMVDDQR comes from the coding sequence TTGAACCGCTTTATTTACGCCATCGTTTTATCCGGTATTTTCGCATTTTCCGCGCAGGCGGATGACGCCGCCGGTGCAAAGTTAAAATCTTTGTTGTCCGTTATTAATCAGTTCAAAGCGCAGTATGCGCAGGTTATTACTGATAGCGGTAATAATATTGTTCACGAAACCAAAGGCGAAGTGGTGTTGGCCCGTCCGGACAAGCTGCGCTGGGAAACTTACGCACCGGATGACAACGTGCTTATTGCTGATGGCGAAACGGTCTGGAATATCGACCCCTTTGCCATGCAGGTTACCGTGATGGATCAGAAAGGTCAGGTAAAAGATAATCCGTTCATGTTACTAACCTCTGATGATGATTCTGTCTGGTCGAAATTCGTTATCCGTGCTGCTGACGACAATGCATCTGAATATATCGTTACCCCTAAAAACGGTGAAGGTCAGATCCGTGAACTGACCCTGTTGTTTAATGGCAACAGCCTTACAGGTTTGTCTACACTGGATGCACAGGAACAAACCAGCACCATTCTGTTCTCTCAAAGCAGTACCCGCTTTCCTATGGCTGCTGATACATTTCAGGCAGATATTTCTGATCAATTTATGGTAGACGATCAGCGGTGA
- a CDS encoding DNA translocase FtsK, with the protein MARLTGIQRLLEAGMMVACVFAFFILLALASFHPGDPGWSQAGLQLDVHNWVGATGAWVADLLLFSFGWLAYLLPFCFAFIGWFLFQHVKDLDEFDYLTIGLRIIGGLLIALGVTGIASINFNDLYNFSAGGFVGDVISSALIPYFNTAGTILLLLCFSCTGFTLLTGISWLDIIDSMGSATIWFGRKTISVPQQLIGLDMPKLALSSEKSAGQGSGDTVEVTTLRAAPPPEDAPPQNNKTTSSPWSGSQRDEPSFGIPDEVFGNDDDEPPFEVDEPVTIEADKKSGFSFSSFKEKVMPSKDKDAAPAEKSEPVFSTDDASDDPDDEPQSIETSAVTEQPVAAKPPSQPAAKPKAPTTLAEAVAAKEAEKAEIAALGPMPSFDLLERPDRKENPITQEEMDMVSRLVEDKLADFNIEASVVGVYPGPVITRFELDLAPGVKVSKITGLSKDLARAMSAMSVRVVEVIPGKSVIGLELPNKKREMVRLSEVITCDAFQSNKSALTMVLGADISGKPVVVDLAKMPHLLVAGTTGAGKSVGVNVMILSLLYKSKPEDVRMIMIDPKMLELSVYEGIPHLLAEVVTDMKEAANALRWCVGEMERRYKLMSALGVRNLKGYNAKVLQAIEDGEPIKDPLWRTEDSMEEEAPDLQKLPAIVVVVDEFADMMMIVGKKVEELIARIAQKARAAGIHLILATQRPSVDVITGLIKANIPTRIAFQVSSKIDSRTILDQQGAEALLGMGDMLYLPPGSPVPTRVHGAFVDDHEVHAVVSDWQKRGKPDYIDEILNGEATAEVLLPGEAAENGDEEYDAFFDEAVAFVTETRRASVSSVQRKFRIGYNRAARLVEQMEANGVVSSPGHNGNREVLAPPVPKE; encoded by the coding sequence ATGGCGCGTTTAACAGGTATCCAGCGATTACTTGAAGCAGGCATGATGGTCGCCTGTGTTTTCGCATTCTTTATTTTACTGGCACTGGCTTCTTTTCATCCCGGTGATCCCGGGTGGAGCCAGGCAGGCTTACAACTCGATGTGCATAACTGGGTGGGGGCAACAGGCGCCTGGGTCGCAGACTTATTACTTTTCAGTTTTGGCTGGCTGGCCTATCTTTTACCGTTTTGCTTTGCCTTTATTGGCTGGTTCTTATTTCAGCACGTCAAAGATCTCGATGAATTTGATTATCTGACTATCGGCCTGAGAATCATCGGCGGATTACTGATTGCGCTGGGTGTTACCGGCATCGCAAGTATCAATTTTAACGATTTGTATAATTTTTCCGCAGGCGGTTTTGTCGGTGATGTAATCAGTTCTGCACTCATTCCTTATTTTAATACTGCCGGCACAATTCTGTTGTTGCTCTGTTTTTCCTGCACCGGTTTTACATTACTTACCGGTATCAGCTGGCTGGATATTATCGACAGTATGGGCAGTGCAACCATCTGGTTCGGCCGAAAAACCATTTCGGTCCCGCAACAGCTTATCGGTCTTGATATGCCAAAGCTGGCTTTATCTTCAGAAAAATCTGCAGGGCAGGGGAGTGGCGATACCGTAGAGGTAACGACACTGAGAGCTGCGCCACCACCTGAAGATGCACCGCCCCAGAATAATAAAACAACGTCTTCTCCCTGGTCAGGGAGTCAGCGGGACGAGCCTTCATTTGGTATTCCTGATGAAGTATTCGGCAATGACGATGATGAACCACCTTTTGAAGTTGATGAACCGGTAACCATTGAAGCGGACAAGAAGTCCGGGTTCTCTTTCAGTAGCTTTAAAGAAAAAGTGATGCCGTCTAAAGATAAAGATGCGGCACCGGCTGAAAAATCTGAACCGGTTTTCAGTACGGATGATGCATCAGATGATCCGGATGACGAACCACAAAGCATTGAAACTTCAGCGGTTACAGAACAGCCTGTGGCTGCGAAGCCGCCGTCACAACCCGCTGCAAAACCAAAAGCGCCGACAACTCTGGCTGAAGCGGTGGCTGCAAAAGAGGCTGAGAAGGCCGAAATTGCAGCATTAGGCCCAATGCCATCCTTCGACTTGCTGGAACGCCCCGACCGTAAAGAAAACCCTATCACTCAGGAAGAGATGGATATGGTGTCCCGCCTGGTGGAAGACAAACTGGCAGATTTTAACATTGAAGCCAGTGTGGTAGGCGTCTATCCCGGTCCCGTTATCACCCGCTTCGAGCTTGATCTGGCGCCCGGCGTGAAGGTAAGCAAAATTACCGGTCTTTCAAAAGATTTAGCCCGTGCTATGTCTGCAATGTCAGTGCGTGTTGTGGAAGTTATTCCCGGCAAGTCTGTCATTGGTCTTGAGCTGCCTAACAAAAAACGTGAAATGGTTCGTCTGAGTGAAGTGATCACCTGTGACGCCTTTCAGAGCAACAAGTCTGCTCTGACCATGGTATTAGGAGCAGATATCAGCGGTAAACCGGTAGTGGTTGATCTTGCCAAAATGCCTCACCTACTGGTGGCCGGTACTACCGGTGCCGGTAAATCTGTCGGGGTGAATGTCATGATATTGAGCTTGCTGTATAAGTCCAAGCCGGAAGATGTCCGCATGATCATGATCGACCCGAAAATGCTGGAACTTTCAGTATATGAAGGGATCCCTCATTTGCTGGCAGAAGTAGTCACCGATATGAAGGAAGCCGCTAACGCGCTGCGTTGGTGTGTAGGTGAAATGGAACGCCGCTATAAATTAATGTCTGCTCTCGGGGTCAGAAACCTGAAAGGCTATAATGCCAAGGTGTTACAGGCCATCGAAGACGGCGAGCCGATTAAAGACCCGTTGTGGCGCACTGAAGACAGCATGGAAGAAGAAGCGCCGGACTTACAAAAATTACCGGCCATCGTTGTGGTTGTTGACGAATTTGCCGACATGATGATGATTGTGGGTAAGAAAGTAGAAGAATTGATAGCACGGATTGCGCAAAAGGCCCGTGCCGCCGGTATCCATCTTATTCTGGCCACGCAGCGCCCGTCTGTAGATGTTATCACCGGTCTGATCAAAGCCAACATACCCACCCGTATCGCTTTCCAGGTATCCAGTAAAATCGATTCCAGAACAATATTGGATCAACAGGGCGCAGAAGCGCTGCTTGGTATGGGTGATATGCTGTATTTGCCGCCCGGCAGTCCGGTACCGACGCGCGTACACGGTGCCTTTGTGGATGACCATGAAGTGCATGCGGTAGTTAGTGACTGGCAGAAACGGGGCAAGCCTGATTACATTGATGAAATTCTTAACGGTGAAGCCACTGCAGAAGTCTTACTGCCGGGAGAAGCAGCAGAAAACGGTGACGAGGAATATGATGCCTTCTTCGATGAGGCCGTGGCATTTGTAACTGAAACGCGACGGGCCAGTGTATCTTCCGTGCAGCGTAAATTCAGAATTGGTTACAATCGTGCGGCCAGACTGGTAGAACAAATGGAAGCAAACGGTGTCGTATCTTCACCAGGCCATAACGGTAACAGGGAAGTGCTTGCGCCCCCTGTACCCAAGGAGTAG
- the lrp gene encoding leucine-responsive transcriptional regulator Lrp: MLVKTPKHLDRIDRNILTQLQKDGRISNVELAKAVGLSPSPCLERVKRLEAQGYVTGYHATLDPEKLGAAMLVFVEITLTKTSVDIFAEFSAAVQDQEDIQECHLVSGDFDFLLKARVADMSSYRKLLGDTLLRLPGVSESRTYVVMEEVKSTTAVRINMK; the protein is encoded by the coding sequence ATGCTGGTAAAAACACCAAAACACCTTGACCGGATAGACAGAAATATCCTCACACAACTGCAAAAAGACGGGCGGATATCGAATGTTGAATTGGCTAAAGCAGTGGGGTTGAGTCCCAGTCCCTGTCTTGAAAGAGTCAAGCGCCTCGAGGCTCAGGGTTATGTTACCGGATATCATGCTACACTTGATCCCGAGAAACTGGGCGCTGCCATGCTGGTTTTCGTTGAAATTACATTAACGAAAACATCGGTGGATATCTTCGCAGAATTTTCTGCTGCAGTGCAGGATCAGGAAGATATTCAGGAATGTCACCTCGTGTCCGGAGATTTCGATTTTCTGCTGAAGGCAAGAGTGGCGGATATGTCCAGCTACCGGAAATTACTGGGAGATACCTTACTCCGTTTACCCGGTGTGAGTGAATCGAGAACCTATGTGGTGATGGAAGAAGTAAAAAGTACCACGGCAGTACGCATCAATATGAAATGA